CTTTACCCCGGCCTCTACCATCTTTTTGCGTCTTCCATATATCATCCTATCAGGCCAGAGTGAGGGGTCATTGAGACGAGGGATTTCACCTTTTGTGGGCAAGCAAGCTCAActaattgaaaaatttaaaaagagttaatataaTAGCTCTTTTTCATTGACAGTTGCAGAGTATAGAATCTCAATTTACTCATTTATCATTGGGACGGGGTGTGAGAGTCTTTGGTCCAGAAATTTCGTCTTTAGTGGGTAAACTCAACTAGTTAAAATATTCAAAGAGAGTTAATAGCTCTGTATCTCTCTGTCATCTGATCTTGTGGGGGTCAAGGTATAAAGGCCTTGGCTCGAGGATTTTACCTTTTGTGGGCAATATCATCAACTAGctagttaaaaaaaattcaaagataaTAACTATATTTTGCTAACAGCGAATCTATGTGCTAGCCTGCTAGGCACCTATATGGTCCAATCTTTTTAATATAGCTATAGGATTTGTACATATTGTCACAACAGTTTAGCTCCTTCACTATGTTAGCATACAAGGTTATACATGTTTTTGGTTCTGAAATGGTGGCAGGTGATGGCACTTGAATTGGGAGCAAACAAGATAAGAGTGAACTCCATCTCGCCAGGGCTCTTCAAATCCGAGATAACGCAGGGTCTCATGCAGAAAGATTGGCTCAATTACGTTGCTCTCAGGATTGTACCTTTGAGAACATTTGGCACGTCAAATCCTGCACTGACGTACGTTACTTAATCCATGACTCCATTTCTGAAAATATTTACATAGTTGACGCTAGAAATTCTCTGCCTGGTGTGCCTATCTTCTCCTCACTTTGAAACAAAAGTTAGTTCTTGTGAAGAGGTTTAATTTAGATATTACAATATCTGAAAGCTTAGTAGTTTATGGCTCTATTCATCTTGCTATATGTAATTTTCGATCCTCCTTTGACATTAGGAATTATGCACTGTAAAATTGGAATTTATATGGTACTTGTTAGTTGTATGACTACGAGGTAGCCAGTCGGTATGAACTGATAAAACATAATTCGTATGTTAATTAAAAAGTCACGTGTAATGTTTTTGATTTTACTAACACTTTCTCATTCGAGTCTGCACAAGATTTACTCTGTGCACATTTTCAAATAATATCTACAAATTTGCATTGTGATACCAAAAAAAATCTTAACTAATTTAGAATCTTGTCTACATCAATTCCTAACTTAACTAACTCTCTCCCAAAGGAGGCAATCCTACCTTGACGTTCTCCCAATGGACAAATACCACTCATCAACTTCCTTGTCCATCGAATTCATTGTAgccattaattttgttttaataaataataatctttTACAGAAATGATCACATCTTTGCCGTGACAAATTATTGTAACAGTGCTGCGTGGActataacaaaaagtatatatatattttttgagaatgcaaaaaatatatttttaatatgctaaaagtacattattcgagTGCTATGTGGACCACACCAAACTATACGTTTTTACGTATAAGGAGCCCAACGTTAATCCTGTTGCTAAAAAAGAATTTCAATTGCAAATGTGCAATTGTCTATTCGCTAGACCAGTGTCTTAGGACACACAATGAATGTACATGAGTTGGTGTAAGTATGCAAcaagtgttgtcttttgtgaCCATAcatacaataaatataaataggtGTAATAATGTGTGCCCTATCCAATAGTATGCATGGATATAAGAACTCTTGTGGTGGGTATTACATGACAATGGACTTTAAGTTTTATGGGTAAAAATACCAAttacattaaaaagaaaaaaaaaaggtgtttgtttaaatttttgaaaaaatggtcagaatattttaattgaattttataattaaaaaataaattctacaGAAACCTCTCTaaccaaagaaaaaagagattaaataagattttaaatgGTGGCAAAGCACTTTTTTTATggttaaactattttttttttaaaacccatTCCTTCTCATCAATATTACCATTGGCCTTCACGTGTTCATGTAAACAATAACATAATGAAGTCCATAATATAGtgtgataaaattttaaaaaaatatgaattatcaaaataataatgataataacatTCAAATTCCATTTTCAAAGTTACACCTAACATTATTCTTCTAACTTTTTGTCCACCTAGGCAACTAATGATTCTCCTACCATTCGCACACACCCTAGctaatttttttcaacaatcaCGTaatttgttgactctttgtattacaacaggttgagaaagtatgtatgtactatatataatgtaatagagtaagtagaactcaaaaaaaaaaaaaagtaaaaacataagGTTagtcatataaaaaaatttctatgatacttaaaaaataatgtatttattattataaatttaaaaaaggttgtaacatatatacacatatataactattactttatgaaaaaaaaactattttccGCAATAAATTTTTATCATGATGTTGTAACTTCATATGCATTTAATAAATACTAAACAATCCAATTAGATAGTGTCATATCAGGAAGAAAAATTATGAGGCTGGGTCGGTGTGTAGCAATATGACTTTATTTATAAAACGCtataacatatttttatttaatttattgtagcATTCAAGTGTATTCTCGATGTTGCAAAATTTTATCAACAAATAATAtgcaatattttaaataattgatCAATGATAATTGAGCTACattttatataacaaattaGATTACAACAATTTTTGTTAATCTATAGTTTGATGACTTGATCTCTATGGTTTTTATCACTCACCTAATGATGATATCCGTTCACTTTTGTCaattaattgcatgagtttagcTTGACCATAATTTATGTAacgttttttatttgatttttctttctttatatataaaaaaattgttacccAACTTAAATTGActatttgtataaaaataatcattttaacataattaaaagtAGTAGTGTGGTGGCTCAAAATATAAGTTCTGATGTATTCATTGCATATTTGCAGTTGAGTATTTGACTGTATGCTTTATTGGATATACAATTTCCACTAAagaataaatattcaaaaaaaaaaaaagttacttaaGCGATGACATAATAGCAAGGACGTCATAATTAAGAGTGTTCAAATTGGATTTTGCCCATTCACTTTGTCACCAATTTCAAGTTATTTTTTGCAATCATAATGGAGTGTttagtaaatagttgttagcagattgggttagtgagtttaattaattgatagtATTAACTGtttgtagaaaaatatttaataaatagttattggttgatagttgattacatataaaatgattttttcaaaaagcattttgaaaaatttactttgaagtaactttttaaattttaggtcctgtttggtaaatggctgttagctgtttgggttggctgtttgggttagaaggtatgatttgttgataacattggctgattgtagaaagttgtttgataaattagctgttagctgatggctgattggtataatttttttctcaaaaagctaattgaaaaggctgctttgagtagccttttgaattttagcattttggagttacaaaaagcttattatttaccaactaatagtggtcaaataagtcaaaattagttgataagctgattatttaccaaacagggccttaatgTTTTGAAGCAACAATctgttacaaaaaattaattaatcaaatactcataTTTCTTGCTTAATTAAGACAAAAAgtttggtcaaataagtcaaaattgattgattgattgactaattattttatttgttgattattgtaattttaaatttgcagCATCTTCCTCGCCTCCATTCTCCCGTGCCTATAAATACCTCTGCGTCTCCCTCTCTCAGCGCAAAGCAAAATGGAGAGCCGAATGAAAGTGGCGCGCCATCTGGAGCCGTGGCGGGACCTTACCGGCAAGGTGGCGATGGTGACCGGAGCGTCGTCGGGGATCGGCAGAGAGATCAGCCTCGACTTGGCCAAGGCCGGCTGCAGAGTCATCGCCGCCGCGCGCCGTGTCGACCGCCTCAAGTCGCTCTGCGACGAGATCAATGGACTCGGTTCCGGCGAGTCGAGCTCCGGTACGCCGCTCCGAGCAGTGGCCATTGAGCTGGACGTTAGCGCGGATGGTCCAGCCATTGAGGCGGCCGTTCAGAGGGCTTGGGACGCGTTTGGCCGGATCGACGCACTGATTAACAATGCCGGCGTTAGAGGTAATTCCACGATCCGATTCAACTCTCTCGTTTcatgaaatttaattaattattttctccaTAACTCCATTAATGGAGTATTGGAGTTACAGTTCGATTTGTTTCCCACCGCCATGATAAGGGACAGATAGATAAAGGCTTgcatttaatattatttgaataaaaaactCTGTATATAAATTCCAAAGCGGTgtaataaataacaaacaataaTTTGGTTTATCCACACATATTTAAACTTTCATGAAATCTTACTTTATTCCTGCAAATGTCGAAATTTGTACTTTACAGGTAGCAGAGAGTAAATTTCTATGGCTCAGTTGCTTTAGGTGGGAGGACCAagtgtttattattatattagtataaCTTTTACATATACTAAATTGTTTGTCATTGTTCACAATTTATCACTCAAGAATTAAATGAACTGTTTGTGCCTacaaaaactttattatataaaattatgaattggAATGAAGTGCAAAATATCTGTGAAACCGAACTTTTAGTTTTGATAGGGAAATAATTTGAGGATAAGTTTTAAGAGCATCTCTACTAGTAGTTTATTCTCAGTTTTTGAAACAGTAAATAACTAACATTTCAATTGGCAACTGGTGTGGGAATCAGTTTTTGGCAAAATATTTTCCCTGCAAACAAATGGTTTTTTCCCTGCAACCTCTCTGACTCTCTGAGTTTCTGTACTTTTCTCATGGGCCACTCtcaatcttttttaatttttgttatattttttttcttttcgtttCTGTAATTCCGTTTAGTTTTCCACggcccttcttcttcttctttgtttttttttttttttttccatttaatttgtttgttttgtattgttttattatttttgtttcaaactttttttttttttataaaatactaaatttaatattattttgaattaacttttgaatgatttaattaaaattaaaatttaaaataattaaaataaaaagagcaacaaaatataattatattccatcacctatgtttaattatttttaatacaattataaatttataaacaaaatagataaagaaataattaaaatatagtggataaaatggtgggtccacaaaaaactaagaaataacTCAAACTAGTATGGAGAAGAGTTTTTGTGATTGaatgagatagtggatgatgaggtggaagctggggcccacaaaaaactggagaaaaaatTCCAACTGATAAGGATCTTCTAATAATGTTTTGGTGATGATGAAGCACAGGTCGAGTACACACTCCATTGGATCTAACAGAGGAAGAGTGGAATGATCTCACAAAAACAAACCTAACTGGCACATGGTTGGTCTCCAAATATGTTTGCTTGCACATGTGTAACGCTAAGCTTGGAGGATCTATCGTCAACATCTCTTCCATTTCTGGGCTTAACCGTGGCCAGTTGCCAGGAGGCCTTGCATATACTACTTCAAAGACTGCTGTTAACGCACTCACAAGGGTACCACTTTctctcctttttctttctccccATTTCCCTCTTCTAAACATGTtgcatgctttttttttttcttttttttctttttttttttttttggggggggggggggggggggttcatCTTCAACCTCCACTTGCTAGTAAAGCTACAAGATTGCCTGATAGCTCAAGTTAAAGTTCGCACGAGATGGTAGGTTGTGGGCAAGATGTAGCCTTGTAGGATCGTAACTGAACAGGGGTAAGTGAATTTATACCCAGTGTGGTGGACTCATTGTGAATACCTGACACGAATCCTCTCATTTAAGAAGCCGTTGAATAATTGTGATTTACCTCTCTACATCTTTTCTGGTCTTCCATCATCCTATCGGGCCAGAGTGAGGGGCCCTTTAGACGAGTGGTTTCATCTTTTGTGGGCAAGTTCAACTAATTGAAAAATTCGAAGAGAGTTAATAGCTCTGTTTCGTTGACAGTTGCAGAGTATAGAATATTAATTTACTCATCTACCATCTGTCGGGACGGGTTGTGAGGGTCTTGGATCCAGGAATTTTGTTTTTGGTGGGTAAACTCAActagttaaaaaaatcaaagacaGTTAATAGTTTTGTTTCGCTGACAATTGTAGAATATATAATCTCGATGTATCCTTCCACCATCGTGTCGGTCAAGGTATAAATGCGTTGGGTTGAGGGACAATATCAACtagttaaaaattttcaaaaaacattAATAACTATGTTTTGCTAACTGGGGCAATATCAACTAGTTAATAACTATGTTTTTAATATTGCTACAGGATTTTTACGTAGTGACACGACAGTTTAGCTCCTTCACTATGTTAGCATAAAAGATTATACATGTTTTTGGTTCTGAAATGGTGGCAGGTGATGGCACTTGAATTGGGAGCAAATAAGATAAGAGTGAACTCCATCTCGCCAGGGCTCTTCAAATCCGAGATAACGCAGGGCCTCATGCAGAAAGATTGGCTCAATAATGTTGCTCTCAGGACTGTACCTTTGAGAACATTTGGCACGTCAAATCCTGCACTCACGGCGCTCGTACGTTACTTAATTCATGACTCCTCTGAATACATTTCTGGAAATACTTACATAGTTGACGCTGGAAATACTCTGCCTGGTGTGCCTATCTTCTCCTCTCTTTGAAGCAATTGTTGGTTGTTGTGAAGAGGTTTAGATGTTACAATCTCTTTAAGCTTGTTAGTTCATGGCTCTATTCATCTTGTTATGCagattaatatgtaattttcaATCGTCCTTTGATATTAGGGATGACCTAAATTTGATTTGGATCGaattatataatgtaaaattgaaatttatatatatggcaCTTGTTAGTTTTCTGACTATGAGCTAGTTGGTTGTCCAGCAACACTATAGTAAACAATACGGTAGTAATTTTTATTGTCAGAAAGTAGTATTCAGACCTGAACAATGTGTTATTCGAaggatatttatatatagatgaCTACCCTtaagaaaggaaaggaaatggATTGCAAATTTAAACAACCTAACTTTAAATGGACATATATAAACTTGTAAAAGAGACAAGACAATTAGATTCATTTCACCAACTATTGTATGTAACCATTAGGTCATATGTCACCTaatacttttcttttaaaattgatGCTCCCTTAAATGAGTAATGTATCCTAAACTAACATAATACTGCAATTAGATGCTAATGttgcatatttagtatattattacAAATGTGGCACTAGCTAAACTAACACAcaacattttgatttttgcGTAAATATTAAACTAACATAATAGTGTAATTAGGTTTTAatgttaaataatatttaaaacgCTGACTATATTAATACGTGGTATTCATGTTTATGTGAATCCTAAGTGtacaattttataaaaacaatataatcatAGGCCTATGGTCATTGGTCAGTGACTACTTTAGTTGATAAGGAAGAGAAGAATAGAAGTAAAAAGACAATTTGTCCTCATTATTTTAGGTCATTGAAATGATACCAAATTCCCTTAACAATCAGAACACTCTTTTTTGCCTATCTGAATGCACCACATTAAACTCTCTTTCTATGAGGAGTCGtcgtaattattattattattattattattattattattattattattatcccaTTGGTTCAAGGAagtttttaatgtttatatttaattctatgtttagaaaaaaaaaatgaagaagttTATAGGTCATAGGTTATTTTCTTGGAATGttacataaaattattttaaaagaaaacaagaGAAGTAGAAAGCCCACATATGTGGCCCAGATGGTGGTTTAGTGTAATGGGCCGATATGCGTTGTTCTTGGGCTTTACAAACGTTCAACATCGTACATTCTTACATTACTTCTCCCACATCGGTTACAAAACAGTCGTTTACACGCTATTTATACTGAAGAATCAGAGCGATGAACGTCTCTTCGGAGACATCCGATAAAATTGGAACGATACAGAGAAGATTAGCATGGCCCCTGCGCAAGGATGACACGCACAAATCGAGAAATGGTCCAGTTATTTTTTACCTCAAAACTGAAACACCCTCGTAAATTAGTTCCCCAATTTCTCCAAAAAATTGCAATATTTTCAGCTttgaacatttggttgtgcTAAACTTTGAGTTTTTTTCTGCTCCGCAGCTCTCCTGAATCTCAGAACtcataagctgcgatcgtattCATTATACGTCAGTTCTACTTTGAAGGTTCGAGATCGATTACACTTCCCgagtatttgatttgtttttggataattgattgagTATGAAGTCACGGTCTTAATGCTTCAGATTGAAAATCGATCGAtgattaaaaaagtaaaatcaaataaataagaTTTAGGAGCTGCTATTTTCCTGGTTATTTGCCTATTTTTACATAACTGAATTCGAGTTATGCTAAAATGATTGTTAATTCTAGTTAATGGCAGTGTGTAGAGAAGTATATTGTGCTATAAAACTGAAATTTTGCTACATTGTGGTAGGTAAACATCTGGAATAAGCTGTTGTTTGTTTCAACACATTAAGTTGTGATCCAATGTTATCACATAAGGCTGTCAGGAAATTTTCGAGGTTGAGATTTGGTGCTTGCAGTGTGTTTGGTAATGATATTCTAGGCAGTGTTCCTGAAATGGAACTCCAAAATTTCAAGGGTGAACAAGGGAAGCGGTTCTCTTTGAGTAAAATGGAGTAAGCACACACATATTTATTTGAACTTCATTCTCCAaacattttagtttttttggTGGAAGTCAGTATAAGCATGTTTATTGCATAATTAAGTGTGTCTGTGAATTTATTGTTCTTTTGATCGTTACTTTATTGGATAGAAATACTTAAATATGCTACATGAAGTGAGGttagatatattttattataataataataatctagaaGCAATATTGATGTTTGTTTGTCCAGAAAGCATTCATTTAGCAGTCTGGATGCTTTCTTTCATGATTTCACAGCTCAATTGTAGTAGGTAATGATGTTATAGTAGGCATTTAGGTACCTGCATTCTCAAAGTTGGACGGGGGGTTAGTTGCTTACAGCTCAAAGTTGGTTCTTCTTAGTAAAACTAATAAATAGTCTTAGCTAATAGTTTGGAGCAGATAGTTTGATGTTTAAGACTTAAGAGAACAGATTTATGAATTTCTTATGAAGAGTTCTATATTCTCTATCAAACTAGCATTGTGGTCCTATGGCATATGTATCTCGTTGCTTCTatattaacttttttccatttgttAGTTAAATGCATTTCTGAATATATGTTGAAATGGTAGCTTGTTGGTATGTTTCTTCTTGCCAGAGAATACAATCAAAATATCTGAAGCTAATTTGACTATATTTACACGTCTTGGAATGAGAGTTAAAATTGATATTAAAGAATTAGCTGCTTGTGCTGATAGATCTTATTAGTGTTAGTGGGTCTCTTAGTTTTGTAATTACTTAATGATATTTTGAAGCAGTTGGTTTTTTCTTCCCCTTCTATGTGATAGCAAAACAAAGTATTCTTTAGCAGGGAGGAAGACAATGGAAGAGTATATCTATGGCAAAGGCCAACAAATAGAGTTTCACGTAATCCTGCCTTAACCCGAGAAACTAGTGTTACTGGAACCACACATAATGCTTTTCATATGTTGCGTCATTGTTATAGCACCCAACTGAATCCACGAAATGGTGTGGGCTTAAATAAGGTaccttctaattttttttaagcatGCTAATATGTACATGGCAGCTagtgatattttttttgaacCTTTTATATTACTGCCCAAGTTCTACATGAGGTGTGATagtttgttctttttttttttctttccgtCTAATTAGTTTGAATTAATTAGGTATTGGGATCTTTGCCTGAATTTGTGAGGATAGTAGAAGTAGGTCCAAGAGATGGGTTGCAAAATGAGAAGGAGATCATATCTACAAGTGTGAAAGTTGAACTAATACAAATGCTTGTTTCTGCGGGGCTGGAAGTCGTCGAAGCTACTAGTTTCGTGTCACCGAAGTGGGTACCACAGGTATGTTGTCTTGCTTGCAGTCAGTGCATGATCAATGGTTTATTGTACTGTAAGCGAAGTGATATATGTTCTTCCTCCAGTAGGTGATTGGCCTTTGTTAGTTCAAGGTTTGTGTACTTTGTTTCAGATTTTCTGAGGTATAGATTGTTCTTGCACTAGTAAGtcttgtgttttttattttatgtgatGATATGGGATTAGAAGCAAACATACAGGTGTGCCTCTGAGTGAGATTATACATTagcattttatttctttctgaTTATAGGTATAGTTAGCTATTCTAGTTAACTATTATTGTCATCAAGGTTTGTGAAGACAATGATGCAGTTCTCTccctttaatataaaaataatgtgcagCTTGCTGATGCAAAGGATGTAATTCAAGCAATTCAAAACATTGCAGGTGTGCGATTTCCAGTTTTGACACCAAATCTGAAAGTGAGTTTCTTGTATAGATGGAATTTCTTAAAAGTatggttgttattattattttaaattggatGTGTCAGCATTGCCTATGCCACATGTCAAATCATGAATGTGGTGTTGGAATCATTTCTATATGCCTTTTTTTCAGGGTCTTGAGGCTGCTGTGTCGAGTGGGGCCAAGGAAGTTGCAGTATTTGCTGCAGCTTCTGAGTCCTTTTCTCGGTCAAACATAAATTGTAGCATTGAAGAGAGTCTCACCCGTTATCGTGATGTTGCTCTTGCTGCTAAAAATCATTCCATTCCTGTTCGTGGGTATGCCTTCTAATATTTTtacatactcttaattaaatttCAACCAAAAGTATTGTAGATTGATTCTTTTGTCATTGTTTATTAAAAGTATTTAAGTATTTTGGGATCTATGTGGCTTAGTTTTAGTTTTTGGGATGTATACTGGTTGAATTTTTATTACTCTAGATGCCTGCTTTGTTTTCTTTGCTTTTAGAtgaaacataatatatttttctccaGATATATATCATGTGTTGTAGGCTGTCCAGTGGAAGGAGCAGTACCTCCTTCAAAAGTGGCATATGTTGCTAAGGAACTTCTTAATATGGGCTGCTTTGAAATTTCTCTCGGTGATACAATTGGGGTTGGTACTCCAGGTAATAACCAACTGTTTTTCCTCCATTCTATTCCATTATCAGCTGAGAAATATATTCTATgtcagttaaaaagtttttactTGCACTGATGTCACTGCTACCCAGTTTTattggacaaaaatattttttatattaagaaAGAAATTCATTGCAGATAAAATAGCAAACAGTGTTAAGAGTTGAACATGTGCACTGGTTTTCATCCCACTTGTAATAACTGTACAAGCATACCCAAAGAAAAGTCATTATTCATATCCTGATTAAAGCTGATTGTGCTAGTTAAATTTGAACTTGCTTAGGTAGTTAATCCatcttcttctttaatttcttccc
This region of Ipomoea triloba cultivar NCNSP0323 chromosome 15, ASM357664v1 genomic DNA includes:
- the LOC116006244 gene encoding uncharacterized protein LOC116006244, which codes for MESRMKVARHLEPWRDLTGKVAMVTGASSGIGREISLDLAKAGCRVIAAARRVDRLKSLCDEINGLGSGESSSGTPLRAVAIELDVSADGPAIEAAVQRAWDAFGRIDALINNAGVRGRVHTPLDLTEEEWNDLTKTNLTGTWLVSKYVCLHMCNAKLGGSIVNISSISGLNRGQLPGGLAYTTSKTAVNALTRVMALELGANKIRVNSISPGLFKSEITQGLMQKDWLNNVALRTVPLRTFGTSNPALTALVRYLIHDSSEYISGNTYIVDAGNTLPGVPIFSSL
- the LOC116007322 gene encoding hydroxymethylglutaryl-CoA lyase, mitochondrial-like isoform X1; translated protein: MNVSSETSDKIGTIQRRLAWPLRKDDTHKSRNALLNLRTHKLRSYSLYVSSTLKQNKVFFSREEDNGRVYLWQRPTNRVSRNPALTRETSVTGTTHNAFHMLRHCYSTQLNPRNGVGLNKVLGSLPEFVRIVEVGPRDGLQNEKEIISTSVKVELIQMLVSAGLEVVEATSFVSPKWVPQLADAKDVIQAIQNIAGVRFPVLTPNLKGLEAAVSSGAKEVAVFAAASESFSRSNINCSIEESLTRYRDVALAAKNHSIPVRGYISCVVGCPVEGAVPPSKVAYVAKELLNMGCFEISLGDTIGVGTPGTVIPMLEAVSEVVPMEKLAVHFHDTYGQALSNILVSLQMGISTVDSSVSGLGGCPYAKGASGNVATEDVVYMLNGLGVRTNVDLQKLMLAGDFICKHLGRPLGSKTAIALTRRTAHTSKL
- the LOC116007322 gene encoding hydroxymethylglutaryl-CoA lyase, mitochondrial-like isoform X4 gives rise to the protein MVQLFFTSKLKHPPLLNLRTHKLRSYSLYVSSTLKQNKVFFSREEDNGRVYLWQRPTNRVSRNPALTRETSVTGTTHNAFHMLRHCYSTQLNPRNGVGLNKVLGSLPEFVRIVEVGPRDGLQNEKEIISTSVKVELIQMLVSAGLEVVEATSFVSPKWVPQLADAKDVIQAIQNIAGVRFPVLTPNLKGLEAAVSSGAKEVAVFAAASESFSRSNINCSIEESLTRYRDVALAAKNHSIPVRGYISCVVGCPVEGAVPPSKVAYVAKELLNMGCFEISLGDTIGVGTPGTVIPMLEAVSEVVPMEKLAVHFHDTYGQALSNILVSLQMGISTVDSSVSGLGGCPYAKGASGNVATEDVVYMLNGLGVRTNVDLQKLMLAGDFICKHLGRPLGSKTAIALTRRTAHTSKL
- the LOC116007322 gene encoding hydroxymethylglutaryl-CoA lyase, mitochondrial-like isoform X2 produces the protein MLSHKAVRKFSRLRFGACSVFGNDILGSVPEMELQNFKGEQGKRFSLSKMDREEDNGRVYLWQRPTNRVSRNPALTRETSVTGTTHNAFHMLRHCYSTQLNPRNGVGLNKVLGSLPEFVRIVEVGPRDGLQNEKEIISTSVKVELIQMLVSAGLEVVEATSFVSPKWVPQLADAKDVIQAIQNIAGVRFPVLTPNLKGLEAAVSSGAKEVAVFAAASESFSRSNINCSIEESLTRYRDVALAAKNHSIPVRGYISCVVGCPVEGAVPPSKVAYVAKELLNMGCFEISLGDTIGVGTPGTVIPMLEAVSEVVPMEKLAVHFHDTYGQALSNILVSLQMGISTVDSSVSGLGGCPYAKGASGNVATEDVVYMLNGLGVRTNVDLQKLMLAGDFICKHLGRPLGSKTAIALTRRTAHTSKL
- the LOC116007322 gene encoding hydroxymethylglutaryl-CoA lyase, mitochondrial-like isoform X3 is translated as MLSHKAVRKFSRLRFGACSVFGNDILGSVPEMELQNFKGEQGKRFSLSKMEEEDNGRVYLWQRPTNRVSRNPALTRETSVTGTTHNAFHMLRHCYSTQLNPRNGVGLNKVLGSLPEFVRIVEVGPRDGLQNEKEIISTSVKVELIQMLVSAGLEVVEATSFVSPKWVPQLADAKDVIQAIQNIAGVRFPVLTPNLKGLEAAVSSGAKEVAVFAAASESFSRSNINCSIEESLTRYRDVALAAKNHSIPVRGYISCVVGCPVEGAVPPSKVAYVAKELLNMGCFEISLGDTIGVGTPGTVIPMLEAVSEVVPMEKLAVHFHDTYGQALSNILVSLQMGISTVDSSVSGLGGCPYAKGASGNVATEDVVYMLNGLGVRTNVDLQKLMLAGDFICKHLGRPLGSKTAIALTRRTAHTSKL
- the LOC116007322 gene encoding hydroxymethylglutaryl-CoA lyase, mitochondrial-like isoform X5, whose protein sequence is MLRHCYSTQLNPRNGVGLNKVLGSLPEFVRIVEVGPRDGLQNEKEIISTSVKVELIQMLVSAGLEVVEATSFVSPKWVPQLADAKDVIQAIQNIAGVRFPVLTPNLKGLEAAVSSGAKEVAVFAAASESFSRSNINCSIEESLTRYRDVALAAKNHSIPVRGYISCVVGCPVEGAVPPSKVAYVAKELLNMGCFEISLGDTIGVGTPGTVIPMLEAVSEVVPMEKLAVHFHDTYGQALSNILVSLQMGISTVDSSVSGLGGCPYAKGASGNVATEDVVYMLNGLGVRTNVDLQKLMLAGDFICKHLGRPLGSKTAIALTRRTAHTSKL